From a single Brassica napus cultivar Da-Ae chromosome C9, Da-Ae, whole genome shotgun sequence genomic region:
- the LOC125592300 gene encoding LOW QUALITY PROTEIN: uncharacterized protein LOC125592300 (The sequence of the model RefSeq protein was modified relative to this genomic sequence to represent the inferred CDS: substituted 1 base at 1 genomic stop codon) codes for NEFDYLCVCXTELKSCQFLGGNGGGGDQSPNKSKSTI; via the coding sequence aatgaattCGATTACTTGTGTGTTTGTTAAACAGAGCTTAAATCTTGCCAATTCTTGGGTGGTAATGGTGGTGGAGGCGATCAATCTCCTAACAAATCTAAATCAACAATATAA
- the LOC125593306 gene encoding flowering-promoting factor 1-like, whose translation MSGVWVFKNGVIRLVENPNQSGADTYSRRKVMVYLPTGEVVSSYSMLEQILQSLGWERYFGDTELLQFHKPSSIDLISLPRDFTKFNSVYMYDIVVKNPNYFHVRDSH comes from the coding sequence ATGTCAGGCGTGTGGGTGTTCAAGAACGGAGTGATAAGGCTTGTAGAGAACCCTAACCAGTCAGGAGCCGACACATACAGCCGAAGGAAGGTCATGGTCTATTTACCCACAGGAGAAGTGGTCTCATCTTATTCGATGCTCGAGCAGATCCTCCAGAGTCTTGGGTGGGAGAGGTACTTTGGCGACACAGAACTCCTCCAGTTCCACAAACCCTCATCCATTGATCTCATCTCTCTCCCTAGAGATTTCACCAAATTCAACTCCGTTTACATGTACGATATCGTCGTCAAGAACCCTAATTACTTCCACGTCCGAGACTCCCATTAa
- the LOC111201007 gene encoding tRNA (guanine-N(7)-)-methyltransferase-like, producing the protein MDSETKPTFSKSTGLPRKKFFRARAHSNPLSDSHFPIPISPSHVDLSLHFPKASSKKTEFADIGCGFGGLLISLATLFPETLMIGMELRDKVTEYVKERILALRKTSSGGGEYENISVVRTNSMKYVPNYFEKGQLSKMFFLFPDPHFKEKNHRRRVISVDLLDGYAYVPNYFEKGQLSKTTQYV; encoded by the coding sequence ATGGACAGCGAAACGAAACCAACTTTCAGCAAGTCCACAGGCCTTCCTCGTAAGAAATTCTTCAGGGCAAGAGCTCATAGCAACCCACTCAGCGACTCACACTTCCCCATCCCCATCTCTCCCTCTCACGTCGACCTTTCACTCCACTTCCCCAAAGCCTCCTCCAAGAAGACTGAGTTTGCAGACATCGGATGCGGCTTCGGCGGCCTTCTTATCTCCCTCGCAACTCTCTTCCCCGAGACCCTGATGATTGGTATGGAGCTGAGAGATAAAGTGACGGAATACGTCAAGGAACGGATCTTAGCCCTGAGGAAGACGAGCTCTGGAGGGGGAGAGTACGAGAACATCTCCGTCGTTAGGACAAACTCGATGAAGTACGTTCCTAACTACTTCGAGAAAGGACAGCTTTCGaagatgttttttctttttcccgATCCGCATTTCAAGGAGAAGAATCACAGGAGGAGAGTGATTAGCGTTGATTTGCTTGATGGGTATGCTTACGTTCCTAATTACTTCGAGAAAGGACAGCTTTCGAAAACAACACAATatgtataa
- the LOC106364730 gene encoding uncharacterized protein LOC106364730 produces MSAAMDRALMALSLEEEEEEVPFVMPELPGFSSTEENALSLIGRTLNPECQKISGLILTMPRKWQKEGRVRGVALSEEKFQFIFKNEHDLIDVLEKGVQTFNEWAIVLERWVENPPDDYLQFIPLWVQISKIPVNFYTEAALMTLGEMLGEVKVLAFDPTKPITQPFIRVQIRFNVANPLKMARVLDMGGGKTHTIHFDFEKLQKRCYTCKRLNHEKQVCPLEIKKRQSDATRRRERIIAEKFKDNSVLQQNDPLFGVLEEEQVDKVKKSVREVEKDPLLQRTILRLEQAPVFTTELNKGKGPVFDYGEKEMVRRNWDINAKPTKLLADSMKANRNVVLTDSSPRYNIGSNDEAEGYYLDTSSVSLTVFRAEFSKPSSSGTVRKRGPVRRRPPRAQRQRQMLALTAGNEVQVGERREGKQEVGARKRKKINQGTEEVPSIKAQCLSVIPREGSPPTQ; encoded by the exons ATGTCTGCAGCTATGGATAGGGCTCTTATGGCTCTCTCactggaagaagaggaagaggaagttcCGTTTGTCATGCCGGAGCTCCCTGGTTTTAGTTCTACAGAAGAAAATGCGCTAAGCCTCATCGGGAGGACTCTCAATCCAGAATGTCAAAAAATCTCTGGGTTAATTCTCACTATGCCAAGGAAGTGGCAGAAGGAAGGTCGAGTTAGGGGGGTAGCGTTGTCGGAAGAAAAGTTCCAGTTCATCTTTAAAAATGAACATGATCTGATAGATGTGTTAGAGAAAGGGGTCCAAACTTTCAATGAGTGGGCGATTGTCTTGGAAAGATGGGTGGAGAACCCACCAGATGACTATCTTCAGTTCATCCCCCTTTGGGTCCAGATAAGCAAAATCCCAGTCAACTTTTACACTGAGGCTGCTCTCATGACTCTAGGGGAAATGCTAGGTGAAGTTAAGGTTCTTGCCTTCGATCCTACGAAACCTATCACTCAGCCCTTCATTAGGGTTCAGATTCGCTTCAATGTTGCTAATCCTCTGAAGATGGCGAGGGTTCTGGATATGGGAGGAGGCAAAACTCATACGATACATTTCGATTTCGAGAAGCTCCAGAAGAGATGTTATACCTGCAAGAGGCTGAATCATGAGAAACAAGTCTGCCCTTTGGAGATCAAAAAACGTCAATCTGATGCTACGCGGAGAAGAGAAAGGATTATAGCTGAAAAGTTCAAAGATAACAGTGTTCTGCAACAGAATGATCCTCTCTTCGGGGTGCTGGAAGAAGAGCAG GTTGACAAGGTGAAGAAATCAGTTAGAGAAGTCGAGAAAGATCCTCTGTTACAGAGGACCATTCTGAGACTAGAGCAAGCTCCGGTCTTTACTACAGAGTTAAACAAAGGCAAAGGACCAGTGTTTGACTACGGAGAGAAGGAGATGGTTCGACGTAATTGGGACATCAATGCCAAGCCGACCAAACTCTTGGCTGATTCCATGAAGGCTAACAGAAATGTCGTGCTCACAGATTCTTCACCGAGATACAATATTGGTTCGAATGATGAAGCTGAAGGTTACTATCTGGACACTTCTTCTGTCAGTCTTACGGTTTTTCGAGCTGAGTTCTCTAAACCTAGTTCTTCCGGGACTGTTAGAAAACGTGGGCCGGTAAGGAGAAGACCACCACGAGCTCAAAGACAGAGACAGATGCTAGCTCTCACTGCTGGGAATGAGGTTCAAGTAGGTGAGAGAAGAGAAGGGAAACAGGAAGTTGGAGcgagaaagaggaagaagattaaCCAAGGAACCGAGGAAGTTCCATCCATCAAGGCGCAATGCTTATCGGTGATCCCACGTGAGGGATCGCCCCCTACCCAATGA
- the LOC106364721 gene encoding uncharacterized protein LOC106364721 — protein sequence MGGPRRSEASFIPFADMLECCEMEEFTSKGNKFTWEGTRWKKRIQCCLDRSFGNKAWLSLFPNSNQTFLEKRGSDHRPVWLNLSAAQSGFKGQFRFDKRLLINPEVKGLIDKVWRRTGSNCNLKVSQKISRCRTVLSRWKRTNQTNAKVKILKLQERMEWFQSKPYPCRFMIEGIHRELVGAYKEEEMFWKQKSKDKWLVFGDRSSKFFHGSVKMRRSKNQVLKLKDKEGHEQWTDEAKAEIAIEYFNELFKSTNTNSYDPVFEDFVPKVTTSMNVDLLRAVSKEEVKDAIFSINADSAPGPDGMTGAFFQKYWDIIGEQVTNEICEVFAQGALPQEWNLTYLCLLPKIPNPEHMSDLRPISLCSILYKTVSKILVRRIQPLLPTIVSVNQSAFVSDRVISDNIVIAHEAVHALKVHPKIAQEYMAVKTDMSKAYDRVEWSYLRSLMRALGFDERVVVWLMMCVTSVTFSVLVNDQPYGLISPQRGIRQGDPLSPFLFVLCTEGLTHLLNVVERNGLLNGLRFSEDGPSIHHLLFADDSLFMCKAYLAQATVLHRVLEFYGEATGQCINLLKSSISFGDKVDVQTRLLVREIMGIENEGGASKYLGLPECFSGSKVELFSYLKDRTQARLDLWYLQHLSQGGKEILLKSTAGAIPVSAMGCFKLPKTILSKLATMMANYWWSSEPHHRKMHWISWDKMCLPKSLGGMGFKDLECFNQAMLAKQAEKILNNPHCLLARFLKSIYFVDGDFLSAPLGVRSSYAWRSLLFGRDLLQKGLKLRVGNGQRTRVWLDKWVEDPIVGLRAPWIKNNTFDVNLRAEYLIDFEERIWNQHKLRELFVQGDVDIISRCQPVCHRDDFFTWNYNKNGRISVKSAYWLASMEKFKIHHSRSFELPSLNGLKESCWRVQKTPKIKVFLWKAMSEALSVAELINARGMHVDARCQACGEEPETINHVLFTCHVARQVWALSSIPNTRKGFHEFSVYANLNFLLNLKSYGNGPLRLWRSWPWIVWNLWKRRNELLFRGRGFSLEEVVKKAENETEEWLLAQIMEKEWSVSEKVNKAVDGSKWTPPPSGWLCCNVGVDWSKRDGQGGGGWVLRNERGVVILHSRRAFSGLFNKDEANFEILKWVVESMRSHRISNVIISGDLEAMFGAISRPDAWPSFLFYVGEIERELVGTSGIIFQKVSREENRGAMLIAQSVTRKGLTQSYVSSGHPNWLYEFFVNESRHI from the coding sequence ATGGGAGGGCCTAGAAGATCTGAAGCGTCCTTTATACCTTTTGCTGATATGTTAGAGTGCTGTGAAATGGAGGAATTCACGAGCAAAGGAAACAAGTTTACTTGGGAAGGCACTCGTTGGAAGAAAAGAATCCAATGTTGTTTGGACCGAAGTTTTGGGAATAAAGCTTGGCTTTCCTTGTTTCCGAATTCTAATCAAACATTCTTGGAGAAACGTGGGTCTGATCACAGGCCCGTGTGGCTGAACCTTTCTGCTGCTCAGAGTGGTTTCAAAGGACAGTTCCGGTTTGATAAGAGACTACTTATTAATCCGGAGGTTAAAGGACTTATTGACAAGGTCTGGAGGAGAACTGGCTCTAACTGCAATCTTAAGGTGTCGCAAAAGATCAGTAGATGCAGGACGGTGCTGAGTCGCTGGAAGAGAACGAACCAGACTAATGCTAAGGTCAAAATTCTTAAACTTCAGGAGAGGATGGAATGGTTCCAATCGAAACCATACCCTTGCAGATTCATGATTGAAGGCATTCACAGAGAGCTAGTTGGGGCTTATAAGGAGGAAGAAATGTTTTGGAAACAGAAGAGTAAAGATAAGTGGCTGGTGTTTGGAGACAGAAGCTCAAAATTCTTCCACGGCTCGGTCAAGATGAGAAGATCCAAGAATCAAGTCTTGAAGTTAAAAGACAAGGAGGGACATGAGCAGTGGACAGATGAAGCTAAAGCGGAGATTGCTATTGAATATTTCAATGAGCTTTTCAAGTCTACCAATACAAATTCGTATGATCCTGTCTTTGAAGACTTTGTTCCAAAAGTAACCACCTCCATGAATGTTGATCTGTTGAGAGCTGTATCAAAGGAGGAAGTCAAGGACgctattttttctataaatgcTGATAGTGCCCCTGGGCCTGACGGCATGACTGGCGCCTTCTTCCAGAAATACTGGGACATAATTGGAGAGCAGGTCACAAATGAAATTTGTGAAGTTTTTGCCCAAGGTGCTTTACCGCAGGAATGGAACCTCACCTATCTTTGTTTACTGCCCAAGATACCCAACCCTGAGCACATGTCTGACTTGCGACCGATAAGCCTTTGTTCGATCCTTTATAAAACGGTATCCAAGATATTGGTTAGGAGAATTCAGCCTCTCCTCCCAACCATTGTCTCGGTGAACCAGTCAGCATTTGTCTCTGATCGCGTGATATCAGACAACATTGTGATCGCACACGAAGCGGTTCATGCCCTCAAAGTTCATCCTAAGATAGCTCAAGAGTACATGGCCGTTAAAACTGACATGTCTAAAGCGTATGATCGGGTCGAATGGAGCTATCTGAGATCTCTCATGCGAGCTTTGGGTTTTGATGAAAGAGTGGTCGTTTGGCTTATGATGTGCGTTACCTCGGTGACATTTTCGGTACTGGTGAATGACCAACCTTATGGTTTAATTTCGCCCCAGAGAGGAATTCGACAGGGAGATCCTCTCTCTCCCTTCTTATTTGTGCTGTGCACCGAAGGTCTAACACATCTGTTAAATGTGGTGGAAAGAAATGGCCTCTTAAATGGTTTACGGTTCTCGGAGGATGGGCCTTCGATTCACCATCTCCTTTTTGCCGATGACAGCCTATTCATGTGCAAAGCTTACCTTGCTCAAGCTACGGTTCTTCACCGGGTTCTTGAGTTTTATGGAGAAGCTACGGGCCAGTGTATCAATCTGTTGAAGTCTTCGATATCCTTTGGGGACAAAGTGGATGTCCAGACTAGGCTCCTGGTGCGTGAGATCATGGGTATTGAAAATGAAGGTGGAGCAAGTAAGTATTTGGGGCTTCCGGAATGTTTCTCCGGATCTAAAGTGGAATTGTTCTCCTATTTGAAGGATAGGACACAAGCTCGGCTTGATTTGTGGTATTTACAGCATTTATCTCAAGGGGGAAAAGAGATTCTACTAAAATCAACGGCGGGAGCTATACCTGTCTCGGCCATGGGATGTTTTAAACTCCCGAAGACGATTCTCTCCAAGCTTGCTACCATGATGGCCAATTATTGGTGGAGCTCTGAGCCTCATCACAGGAAGATGCACTGGATCTCTTGGGACAAGATGTGTTTACCAAAATCCCTTGGTGGGATGGGGTTCAAGGATCTAGAGTGTTTTAATCAAGCTATGTTAGCAAAGCAGGCAGAGAAAATCCTTAACAACCCGCATTGTCTTCTAGCGAGGTTTCTTAAGAGCATTTATTTTGTTGATGGGGATTTTCTTTCTGCTCCATTGGGCGTAAGATCGTCCTATGCATGGAGAAGTTTGTTGTTTGGTAGAGATCTTCTTCAAAAAGGGCTGAAGCTAAGAGTGGGGAATGGCCAAAGAACAAGGGTTTGGCTAGACAAGTGGGTTGAGGATCCGATAGTGGGACTCAGGGCGCCTTGGATAAAAAACAATACCTTTGATGTTAATTTAAGGGCGGAATATCTTATTGATTTTGAAGAGAGAATTTGGAATCAACATAAGCTAAGGGAGTTGTTTGTCCAAGGGGATGTTGATATCATTTCTCGATGTCAGCCAGTGTGTCATAGAGATGATTTTTTCACTTGGAATTACAACAAGAATGGTCGCATATCTGTGAAATCGGCTTACTGGTTGGCATCTATGGAAAAGTTTAAGATACATCACTCACGATCTTTTGAGTTGCCGTCTCTGAATGGGTTGAAAGAGAGCTGCTGGCGGGTTCAGAAAACACCAAAAATTAAAGTCTTCCTCTGGAAAGCAATGAGTGAGGCCCTGTCGGTTGCGGAACTGATCAATGCTAGAGGAATGCATGTTGATGCCAGATGTCAAGCTTGTGGTGAGGAACCTGAAACAATAAACCATGTGCTGTTCACTTGTCATGTGGCCAGACAAGTTTGGGCCCTCTCCAGTATTCCTAACACGCGTAAAGGGTTCCATGAGTTTTCAGTTTACGCAAACCTTAACTTCCTTCTCAATCTGAAGAGTTACGGTAACGGGCCTCTGAGACTGTGGAGAAGCTGGCCATGGATTGTGTGGAACCTTTGGAAGAGAAGAAATGAATTGCTCTTTAGAGGGAGAGGATTTTCGTTGGAGGAAGTGGTAAAGAAGGCGGAGAATGAGACTGAAGAATGGCTCCTTGCGCAAATTATGGAGAAGGAATGGTCTGTCTCTGAGAAAGTTAATAAGGCTGTGGACGGTTCGAAATGGACACCACCCCCTTCGGGTTGGCTGTGTTGTAATGTGGGAGTTGATTGGAGTAAAAGGGACGGCCAGGGTGGTGGAGGATGGGTCCTAAGGAATGAGCGTGGTGTTGTCATCCTTCACAGTCGGAGAGCCTTTTCGGGTTTGTTTAACAAAGATGAAGCAAACTTTGAAATCCTTAAGTGGGTGGTAGAGAGTATGAGAAGCCACCGCATCTCTAATGTGATCATTTCAGGTGACTTGGAGGCTATGTTTGGAGCAATATCAAGACCCGATGCTTGGccatcttttcttttctatgtTGGTGAAATTGAAAGAGAGTTGGTGGGCACCTCTGGTATTATATTTCAGAAAGTATCACGAGAGGAAAACAGAGGAGCCATGCTTATTGCGCAAAGTGTGACAAGAAAGGGATTGACGCAATCTTATGTGTCGAGTGGCCACCCTAATTGGTTGTATGAATTTTTTGTTAACGAAAGTAGACATATCTAG